The proteins below come from a single Takifugu flavidus isolate HTHZ2018 chromosome 6, ASM371156v2, whole genome shotgun sequence genomic window:
- the LOC130527127 gene encoding dynein axonemal heavy chain 6-like isoform X4, with protein MSDWGGTRKQGLGPFDDSLVHSRDEYIIVSDERVMLVCDDPVYVTLERWERLCHVLPKISRIPFFAHFKKRRPFYIWRSKVRSKKFNLARNSLKQQLFILNQCLRPALMDIWKMCSQISDTGLCHIEQKHTCTLRDFQDTQVKQLQRTQTDLTRFQDLVKELVTCACRSFLSPPPPPERSLEQMKLQCLTQIKSSLHFNRVRCFIRLVDYLVAGTFHRMVVKAVAHVLTVLQQRLCQTPVQSWSQPDPTDEESTFAEASGEPSMFITELILDTKALTYDPSEDKFQQESFSEIFGQIKQTVMAVPTLTDDPDFDVITENTGDKSLRYTDTDATNLECIMARDEHLQSLIQGVEESLHSAFHAAKVYSRTLERFRLFYKDNEGLDVDWLRRQDHDLSFFEKSLETYGSQQRDALSVQQDAHLGLLLVDKGRFRERFQASLRSCLEVIHEMLAQLARRRLDAVSTEVYEAQFKLKALPSSTTLELGTYLTSLDDIKDMVVVFEKEKEEVCQLYALINRNSVPISSEDQIAFTQLEPAVTLLRSLIGDALAVRDSTVEEFLTSLSRDATGLSCKLEELKPKLLDPQFLDINSDFLQVSLLLGDIRISIDELQELASTYTSYQKKFQLEVTKFDLLEEFKLELRLKQLLWDSVQEWESSQNRWRQSKLQQLDVDQVSSQLAKFHTRVHQLEEGLPKNSVVADLKDKLEVTRRMLPVITDLRQLCVDQESWKNLETLLGSCLDVETLTLASLEEIDIISHATKIKEVTSRLGSTNF; from the exons ATGAGTGACTGGGGAGGGACCAGAAAACAAGGCTTGGGCCCCTTTGATGACAGTTTAGTGCACAGTAGAGACGAATACATAATAGTCAGCGATGAAAGGGTCATGCTGGTGTGTGACGACCCAGTGTATGTGACCCTGGAACGCTGGGAAAGGCTCTGTCACGTCCTCCCAAAGATCAGTCGCATCCCTTTCTTTGCCCACTTCAAAAAGAGGCGGCCGTTTTATATATGGCGCTCCAAGGTCCGCTCCAAGAAGTTCAACTTGGCAAGGAACtccctcaaacagcagctgtttatTCTCAATCAG TGCCTCAGACCAGCACTGATGGACATCTGGAAAATGTGTTCTCAGATCAGCGACACGGGTTTGTGTCACATCGAGCaaaaacacacgtgcaccctGCGGGACTTCCAGGACACCCAGGTCAAACAGCTCCAAAGG ACACAAACTGACCTGACACGGTTTCAAGACCTGGTGAAAGAGCTGGTGACGTGTGCCTGTCGCAGCTTtttgtcgccgccgccgccgccagaaCGCTCAC TTGAACAGATGAAGCTACAGTGTCTCACGCAAATCAAGAGCTCCCTCCACTTTAACCGCGTCAGGTG CTTCATCCGTCTCGTGGACTATTTGGTCGCCGGCACCTTTCACCGTATGGTGGTGAAGGCGGTGGCCCACGTGCTCACTGTGCTCCAGCAGCGACTCTGTCAGACTCCCGTCCAGAGCTGGAGTCAGCCGGACCCCACAGACGAAGAG TCCACCTTCGCCGAAGCCTCCGGCGAGCCGTCGATGTTCATCACGGAGCTCATTTTGGACACAAAAGCATTGACCTACGACCCCTCTGAGGACAAATTCCAG CAGGAGAGCTTTTCGGAGATCTTCGGCCAGATAAAACAAACGGTGATGGCGGTTCCTACGCTCACAGACGATCCAGACTTTGACGTGATCACAGAGAATACGGGCGACAAG AGCCTCCGATACACAGACACCGATGCTACTAATTTGGAATGCATCATGGCCAGAGATGAGCACCTTCAAAGTCTGATCCAAGGCGTTGAG GAGTCTCTACATTCCGCCTTCCACGCAGCAAAAGTGTACTCGCGCACTCTGGAGCGTTTCCGTCTCTTCTATAAAGACAACGAGGGTCTCGATGTGGACTGGCTGCGGCGGCAGGATCACG ATTTGTCCTTTTTTGAGAAATCGCTGGAGACGTACGGCAGTCAGCAGAGGGACGCTCTGTCCGTCCAGCAGGACGCACATTTAGGGTTACTGCTGGTGGACAAAGGACGCTTCAGAGAGCGGTTCCAGGCTTCGCTGCGGTCCTGTCTGGAG GTCATTCATGAGATGCTCGCCCAGCTGGCCAGGAGGAGACTGGACGCCGTCTCCACGGAGGTTTACGAGGCGCAGTTTAAACTCAAAGCTCTTCCTTCTTCTACAACGCTCGAGTTGGGCACCTACCTCACCTCCCTGGATGACATAAAAGACATG GTGGTGGTTtttgagaaggagaaggaggaagtcTGCCAGTTGTACGCGCTGATTAACAGGAATTCCGTCCCCATCTCCTCTGAAGATCAGATTGCTTTCACCCAGTTGGAACCAGCCGTGACTTTACTGCGTTCCCTCATCGGCGACGCTCTGGCCGTCAGAGATTCCACCGTGGAGGAATTTCTCACTTCCCTGAGCAGAGATGCAACCGGCCTGAGCTGCAAACTGGAGGAACTCAAGCCCAAATTGCTG GATCCACAGTTCCTTGACATCAACTCAGATTTCCTACAAGTGTCTCTTCTTCTCGGGGACATCCGGATCTCCATagatgagctgcaggagctcgCCTCCACTTACACCTCCTACCAGAAGAAATTTCAG TTGGAGGTAACCAAGTTTGACCTCCTGGAGGAGTTCAAGCTGGAGCTGAGACTcaagcagctgctgtgggacTCTGTCCAGGAATGGGAGTCCTCACAGAATAGatggagacag AGCAAACTCCAGCAACTGGACGTAGATCAGGTCAGCTCACAGCTCGCCAAATTCCACACGCGCGTCCATCAGCTCGAGGAGGGTCTGCCAAAGAACTCGGTGGTGGCCGACCTTAAAGACAAACTGGAGGTCACGAGGCGCATG CTGCCTGTGATCACTGATCTacgtcagctgtgtgtggaccAAGAGTCCTGGAAAAATCTGGAGACTTTACTTGGAAGCTGTCTGGATGTGGAGACGCTCACCCTTGCCTCCTTAGAGGAGATCGATATCATCTCCCACGCCACCAAGATAAAGGAGGTAACAAGCCGACTGGGCAGCACCAACTTTTGA
- the LOC130527127 gene encoding dynein axonemal heavy chain 6-like isoform X2, whose amino-acid sequence MATACTRTSDHGTTDPLHKSCDPQRAVLIPTPPGTQADTTVHMIWKPSPELLRFRERVYFPGWPPESPKKQWMQWNRQQLPVNLPPLQTKTKMSKEVVSTPGRPTSPDSMKTDGHGDSQDQKRSHKGPNRQTSTLLPKPPLQLMKTQPRRRPNPSAVSLRPLRSTNQDVASTPPFSAWLFSLMSDWGGTRKQGLGPFDDSLVHSRDEYIIVSDERVMLVCDDPVYVTLERWERLCHVLPKISRIPFFAHFKKRRPFYIWRSKVRSKKFNLARNSLKQQLFILNQCLRPALMDIWKMCSQISDTGLCHIEQKHTCTLRDFQDTQVKQLQRTQTDLTRFQDLVKELVTCACRSFLSPPPPPERSLEQMKLQCLTQIKSSLHFNRVRCFIRLVDYLVAGTFHRMVVKAVAHVLTVLQQRLCQTPVQSWSQPDPTDEESTFAEASGEPSMFITELILDTKALTYDPSEDKFQESFSEIFGQIKQTVMAVPTLTDDPDFDVITENTGDKSLRYTDTDATNLECIMARDEHLQSLIQGVEESLHSAFHAAKVYSRTLERFRLFYKDNEGLDVDWLRRQDHDLSFFEKSLETYGSQQRDALSVQQDAHLGLLLVDKGRFRERFQASLRSCLEVIHEMLAQLARRRLDAVSTEVYEAQFKLKALPSSTTLELGTYLTSLDDIKDMVVVFEKEKEEVCQLYALINRNSVPISSEDQIAFTQLEPAVTLLRSLIGDALAVRDSTVEEFLTSLSRDATGLSCKLEELKPKLLDPQFLDINSDFLQVSLLLGDIRISIDELQELASTYTSYQKKFQLEVTKFDLLEEFKLELRLKQLLWDSVQEWESSQNRWRQSKLQQLDVDQVSSQLAKFHTRVHQLEEGLPKNSVVADLKDKLEVTRRMLPVITDLRQLCVDQESWKNLETLLGSCLDVETLTLASLEEIDIISHATKIKEVTSRLGSTNF is encoded by the exons ATGGCTACTGCATGCACAAGGACCTCTGATCACGGGACAACAG ATCCACTCCACAAGTCCTGTGATCCTCAGAGAGCCGTCCTCATCCCCACTCCTCCAGGCACTCAG GCGGATACCACGGTGCACATGATATGGAAACCCAGTCCAGAGCTTTTAAGGTTCCGTGAGCGGGTCTATTTCCCTGGCTGGCCACCTGAATCTCCAAAAAAACAGTGGATGCAGTGGAACCGCCAACAATTGCCTGTCAACCTGCCTCCACTGCAGACCAAAACAAAG ATGTCAAAGGAAGTCGTGTCCACGCCTGGACGTCCCACAAGTCCTGATTCCATGAAGACAGACGGACACGGTGACTctcaag ATCAGAAGAGGTCACACAAGGGCCCGAATCGACAGACCTCTACTCTCCTTCCAAAACCTCCACTACAGCTCATGAAGACACAA CCACGCAGGCGTCCCAACCCATCGGCCGTTTCCCTCCGTCCTCTGCGGTCCACGAACCAG GATGTGGCGTCAACTCCTCCCTTTTCCGCATGGCTCTTCTCCCTCATGAGTGACTGGGGAGGGACCAGAAAACAAGGCTTGGGCCCCTTTGATGACAGTTTAGTGCACAGTAGAGACGAATACATAATAGTCAGCGATGAAAGGGTCATGCTGGTGTGTGACGACCCAGTGTATGTGACCCTGGAACGCTGGGAAAGGCTCTGTCACGTCCTCCCAAAGATCAGTCGCATCCCTTTCTTTGCCCACTTCAAAAAGAGGCGGCCGTTTTATATATGGCGCTCCAAGGTCCGCTCCAAGAAGTTCAACTTGGCAAGGAACtccctcaaacagcagctgtttatTCTCAATCAG TGCCTCAGACCAGCACTGATGGACATCTGGAAAATGTGTTCTCAGATCAGCGACACGGGTTTGTGTCACATCGAGCaaaaacacacgtgcaccctGCGGGACTTCCAGGACACCCAGGTCAAACAGCTCCAAAGG ACACAAACTGACCTGACACGGTTTCAAGACCTGGTGAAAGAGCTGGTGACGTGTGCCTGTCGCAGCTTtttgtcgccgccgccgccgccagaaCGCTCAC TTGAACAGATGAAGCTACAGTGTCTCACGCAAATCAAGAGCTCCCTCCACTTTAACCGCGTCAGGTG CTTCATCCGTCTCGTGGACTATTTGGTCGCCGGCACCTTTCACCGTATGGTGGTGAAGGCGGTGGCCCACGTGCTCACTGTGCTCCAGCAGCGACTCTGTCAGACTCCCGTCCAGAGCTGGAGTCAGCCGGACCCCACAGACGAAGAG TCCACCTTCGCCGAAGCCTCCGGCGAGCCGTCGATGTTCATCACGGAGCTCATTTTGGACACAAAAGCATTGACCTACGACCCCTCTGAGGACAAATTCCAG GAGAGCTTTTCGGAGATCTTCGGCCAGATAAAACAAACGGTGATGGCGGTTCCTACGCTCACAGACGATCCAGACTTTGACGTGATCACAGAGAATACGGGCGACAAG AGCCTCCGATACACAGACACCGATGCTACTAATTTGGAATGCATCATGGCCAGAGATGAGCACCTTCAAAGTCTGATCCAAGGCGTTGAG GAGTCTCTACATTCCGCCTTCCACGCAGCAAAAGTGTACTCGCGCACTCTGGAGCGTTTCCGTCTCTTCTATAAAGACAACGAGGGTCTCGATGTGGACTGGCTGCGGCGGCAGGATCACG ATTTGTCCTTTTTTGAGAAATCGCTGGAGACGTACGGCAGTCAGCAGAGGGACGCTCTGTCCGTCCAGCAGGACGCACATTTAGGGTTACTGCTGGTGGACAAAGGACGCTTCAGAGAGCGGTTCCAGGCTTCGCTGCGGTCCTGTCTGGAG GTCATTCATGAGATGCTCGCCCAGCTGGCCAGGAGGAGACTGGACGCCGTCTCCACGGAGGTTTACGAGGCGCAGTTTAAACTCAAAGCTCTTCCTTCTTCTACAACGCTCGAGTTGGGCACCTACCTCACCTCCCTGGATGACATAAAAGACATG GTGGTGGTTtttgagaaggagaaggaggaagtcTGCCAGTTGTACGCGCTGATTAACAGGAATTCCGTCCCCATCTCCTCTGAAGATCAGATTGCTTTCACCCAGTTGGAACCAGCCGTGACTTTACTGCGTTCCCTCATCGGCGACGCTCTGGCCGTCAGAGATTCCACCGTGGAGGAATTTCTCACTTCCCTGAGCAGAGATGCAACCGGCCTGAGCTGCAAACTGGAGGAACTCAAGCCCAAATTGCTG GATCCACAGTTCCTTGACATCAACTCAGATTTCCTACAAGTGTCTCTTCTTCTCGGGGACATCCGGATCTCCATagatgagctgcaggagctcgCCTCCACTTACACCTCCTACCAGAAGAAATTTCAG TTGGAGGTAACCAAGTTTGACCTCCTGGAGGAGTTCAAGCTGGAGCTGAGACTcaagcagctgctgtgggacTCTGTCCAGGAATGGGAGTCCTCACAGAATAGatggagacag AGCAAACTCCAGCAACTGGACGTAGATCAGGTCAGCTCACAGCTCGCCAAATTCCACACGCGCGTCCATCAGCTCGAGGAGGGTCTGCCAAAGAACTCGGTGGTGGCCGACCTTAAAGACAAACTGGAGGTCACGAGGCGCATG CTGCCTGTGATCACTGATCTacgtcagctgtgtgtggaccAAGAGTCCTGGAAAAATCTGGAGACTTTACTTGGAAGCTGTCTGGATGTGGAGACGCTCACCCTTGCCTCCTTAGAGGAGATCGATATCATCTCCCACGCCACCAAGATAAAGGAGGTAACAAGCCGACTGGGCAGCACCAACTTTTGA
- the LOC130527127 gene encoding dynein axonemal heavy chain 6-like isoform X3, producing the protein MKTQPRRRPNPSAVSLRPLRSTNQDVASTPPFSAWLFSLMSDWGGTRKQGLGPFDDSLVHSRDEYIIVSDERVMLVCDDPVYVTLERWERLCHVLPKISRIPFFAHFKKRRPFYIWRSKVRSKKFNLARNSLKQQLFILNQCLRPALMDIWKMCSQISDTGLCHIEQKHTCTLRDFQDTQVKQLQRTQTDLTRFQDLVKELVTCACRSFLSPPPPPERSLEQMKLQCLTQIKSSLHFNRVRCFIRLVDYLVAGTFHRMVVKAVAHVLTVLQQRLCQTPVQSWSQPDPTDEESTFAEASGEPSMFITELILDTKALTYDPSEDKFQQESFSEIFGQIKQTVMAVPTLTDDPDFDVITENTGDKSLRYTDTDATNLECIMARDEHLQSLIQGVEESLHSAFHAAKVYSRTLERFRLFYKDNEGLDVDWLRRQDHDLSFFEKSLETYGSQQRDALSVQQDAHLGLLLVDKGRFRERFQASLRSCLEVIHEMLAQLARRRLDAVSTEVYEAQFKLKALPSSTTLELGTYLTSLDDIKDMVVVFEKEKEEVCQLYALINRNSVPISSEDQIAFTQLEPAVTLLRSLIGDALAVRDSTVEEFLTSLSRDATGLSCKLEELKPKLLDPQFLDINSDFLQVSLLLGDIRISIDELQELASTYTSYQKKFQLEVTKFDLLEEFKLELRLKQLLWDSVQEWESSQNRWRQSKLQQLDVDQVSSQLAKFHTRVHQLEEGLPKNSVVADLKDKLEVTRRMLPVITDLRQLCVDQESWKNLETLLGSCLDVETLTLASLEEIDIISHATKIKEVTSRLGSTNF; encoded by the exons ATGAAGACACAA CCACGCAGGCGTCCCAACCCATCGGCCGTTTCCCTCCGTCCTCTGCGGTCCACGAACCAG GATGTGGCGTCAACTCCTCCCTTTTCCGCATGGCTCTTCTCCCTCATGAGTGACTGGGGAGGGACCAGAAAACAAGGCTTGGGCCCCTTTGATGACAGTTTAGTGCACAGTAGAGACGAATACATAATAGTCAGCGATGAAAGGGTCATGCTGGTGTGTGACGACCCAGTGTATGTGACCCTGGAACGCTGGGAAAGGCTCTGTCACGTCCTCCCAAAGATCAGTCGCATCCCTTTCTTTGCCCACTTCAAAAAGAGGCGGCCGTTTTATATATGGCGCTCCAAGGTCCGCTCCAAGAAGTTCAACTTGGCAAGGAACtccctcaaacagcagctgtttatTCTCAATCAG TGCCTCAGACCAGCACTGATGGACATCTGGAAAATGTGTTCTCAGATCAGCGACACGGGTTTGTGTCACATCGAGCaaaaacacacgtgcaccctGCGGGACTTCCAGGACACCCAGGTCAAACAGCTCCAAAGG ACACAAACTGACCTGACACGGTTTCAAGACCTGGTGAAAGAGCTGGTGACGTGTGCCTGTCGCAGCTTtttgtcgccgccgccgccgccagaaCGCTCAC TTGAACAGATGAAGCTACAGTGTCTCACGCAAATCAAGAGCTCCCTCCACTTTAACCGCGTCAGGTG CTTCATCCGTCTCGTGGACTATTTGGTCGCCGGCACCTTTCACCGTATGGTGGTGAAGGCGGTGGCCCACGTGCTCACTGTGCTCCAGCAGCGACTCTGTCAGACTCCCGTCCAGAGCTGGAGTCAGCCGGACCCCACAGACGAAGAG TCCACCTTCGCCGAAGCCTCCGGCGAGCCGTCGATGTTCATCACGGAGCTCATTTTGGACACAAAAGCATTGACCTACGACCCCTCTGAGGACAAATTCCAG CAGGAGAGCTTTTCGGAGATCTTCGGCCAGATAAAACAAACGGTGATGGCGGTTCCTACGCTCACAGACGATCCAGACTTTGACGTGATCACAGAGAATACGGGCGACAAG AGCCTCCGATACACAGACACCGATGCTACTAATTTGGAATGCATCATGGCCAGAGATGAGCACCTTCAAAGTCTGATCCAAGGCGTTGAG GAGTCTCTACATTCCGCCTTCCACGCAGCAAAAGTGTACTCGCGCACTCTGGAGCGTTTCCGTCTCTTCTATAAAGACAACGAGGGTCTCGATGTGGACTGGCTGCGGCGGCAGGATCACG ATTTGTCCTTTTTTGAGAAATCGCTGGAGACGTACGGCAGTCAGCAGAGGGACGCTCTGTCCGTCCAGCAGGACGCACATTTAGGGTTACTGCTGGTGGACAAAGGACGCTTCAGAGAGCGGTTCCAGGCTTCGCTGCGGTCCTGTCTGGAG GTCATTCATGAGATGCTCGCCCAGCTGGCCAGGAGGAGACTGGACGCCGTCTCCACGGAGGTTTACGAGGCGCAGTTTAAACTCAAAGCTCTTCCTTCTTCTACAACGCTCGAGTTGGGCACCTACCTCACCTCCCTGGATGACATAAAAGACATG GTGGTGGTTtttgagaaggagaaggaggaagtcTGCCAGTTGTACGCGCTGATTAACAGGAATTCCGTCCCCATCTCCTCTGAAGATCAGATTGCTTTCACCCAGTTGGAACCAGCCGTGACTTTACTGCGTTCCCTCATCGGCGACGCTCTGGCCGTCAGAGATTCCACCGTGGAGGAATTTCTCACTTCCCTGAGCAGAGATGCAACCGGCCTGAGCTGCAAACTGGAGGAACTCAAGCCCAAATTGCTG GATCCACAGTTCCTTGACATCAACTCAGATTTCCTACAAGTGTCTCTTCTTCTCGGGGACATCCGGATCTCCATagatgagctgcaggagctcgCCTCCACTTACACCTCCTACCAGAAGAAATTTCAG TTGGAGGTAACCAAGTTTGACCTCCTGGAGGAGTTCAAGCTGGAGCTGAGACTcaagcagctgctgtgggacTCTGTCCAGGAATGGGAGTCCTCACAGAATAGatggagacag AGCAAACTCCAGCAACTGGACGTAGATCAGGTCAGCTCACAGCTCGCCAAATTCCACACGCGCGTCCATCAGCTCGAGGAGGGTCTGCCAAAGAACTCGGTGGTGGCCGACCTTAAAGACAAACTGGAGGTCACGAGGCGCATG CTGCCTGTGATCACTGATCTacgtcagctgtgtgtggaccAAGAGTCCTGGAAAAATCTGGAGACTTTACTTGGAAGCTGTCTGGATGTGGAGACGCTCACCCTTGCCTCCTTAGAGGAGATCGATATCATCTCCCACGCCACCAAGATAAAGGAGGTAACAAGCCGACTGGGCAGCACCAACTTTTGA
- the LOC130527127 gene encoding dynein axonemal heavy chain 6-like isoform X1, with product MATACTRTSDHGTTDPLHKSCDPQRAVLIPTPPGTQADTTVHMIWKPSPELLRFRERVYFPGWPPESPKKQWMQWNRQQLPVNLPPLQTKTKMSKEVVSTPGRPTSPDSMKTDGHGDSQDQKRSHKGPNRQTSTLLPKPPLQLMKTQPRRRPNPSAVSLRPLRSTNQDVASTPPFSAWLFSLMSDWGGTRKQGLGPFDDSLVHSRDEYIIVSDERVMLVCDDPVYVTLERWERLCHVLPKISRIPFFAHFKKRRPFYIWRSKVRSKKFNLARNSLKQQLFILNQCLRPALMDIWKMCSQISDTGLCHIEQKHTCTLRDFQDTQVKQLQRTQTDLTRFQDLVKELVTCACRSFLSPPPPPERSLEQMKLQCLTQIKSSLHFNRVRCFIRLVDYLVAGTFHRMVVKAVAHVLTVLQQRLCQTPVQSWSQPDPTDEESTFAEASGEPSMFITELILDTKALTYDPSEDKFQQESFSEIFGQIKQTVMAVPTLTDDPDFDVITENTGDKSLRYTDTDATNLECIMARDEHLQSLIQGVEESLHSAFHAAKVYSRTLERFRLFYKDNEGLDVDWLRRQDHDLSFFEKSLETYGSQQRDALSVQQDAHLGLLLVDKGRFRERFQASLRSCLEVIHEMLAQLARRRLDAVSTEVYEAQFKLKALPSSTTLELGTYLTSLDDIKDMVVVFEKEKEEVCQLYALINRNSVPISSEDQIAFTQLEPAVTLLRSLIGDALAVRDSTVEEFLTSLSRDATGLSCKLEELKPKLLDPQFLDINSDFLQVSLLLGDIRISIDELQELASTYTSYQKKFQLEVTKFDLLEEFKLELRLKQLLWDSVQEWESSQNRWRQSKLQQLDVDQVSSQLAKFHTRVHQLEEGLPKNSVVADLKDKLEVTRRMLPVITDLRQLCVDQESWKNLETLLGSCLDVETLTLASLEEIDIISHATKIKEVTSRLGSTNF from the exons ATGGCTACTGCATGCACAAGGACCTCTGATCACGGGACAACAG ATCCACTCCACAAGTCCTGTGATCCTCAGAGAGCCGTCCTCATCCCCACTCCTCCAGGCACTCAG GCGGATACCACGGTGCACATGATATGGAAACCCAGTCCAGAGCTTTTAAGGTTCCGTGAGCGGGTCTATTTCCCTGGCTGGCCACCTGAATCTCCAAAAAAACAGTGGATGCAGTGGAACCGCCAACAATTGCCTGTCAACCTGCCTCCACTGCAGACCAAAACAAAG ATGTCAAAGGAAGTCGTGTCCACGCCTGGACGTCCCACAAGTCCTGATTCCATGAAGACAGACGGACACGGTGACTctcaag ATCAGAAGAGGTCACACAAGGGCCCGAATCGACAGACCTCTACTCTCCTTCCAAAACCTCCACTACAGCTCATGAAGACACAA CCACGCAGGCGTCCCAACCCATCGGCCGTTTCCCTCCGTCCTCTGCGGTCCACGAACCAG GATGTGGCGTCAACTCCTCCCTTTTCCGCATGGCTCTTCTCCCTCATGAGTGACTGGGGAGGGACCAGAAAACAAGGCTTGGGCCCCTTTGATGACAGTTTAGTGCACAGTAGAGACGAATACATAATAGTCAGCGATGAAAGGGTCATGCTGGTGTGTGACGACCCAGTGTATGTGACCCTGGAACGCTGGGAAAGGCTCTGTCACGTCCTCCCAAAGATCAGTCGCATCCCTTTCTTTGCCCACTTCAAAAAGAGGCGGCCGTTTTATATATGGCGCTCCAAGGTCCGCTCCAAGAAGTTCAACTTGGCAAGGAACtccctcaaacagcagctgtttatTCTCAATCAG TGCCTCAGACCAGCACTGATGGACATCTGGAAAATGTGTTCTCAGATCAGCGACACGGGTTTGTGTCACATCGAGCaaaaacacacgtgcaccctGCGGGACTTCCAGGACACCCAGGTCAAACAGCTCCAAAGG ACACAAACTGACCTGACACGGTTTCAAGACCTGGTGAAAGAGCTGGTGACGTGTGCCTGTCGCAGCTTtttgtcgccgccgccgccgccagaaCGCTCAC TTGAACAGATGAAGCTACAGTGTCTCACGCAAATCAAGAGCTCCCTCCACTTTAACCGCGTCAGGTG CTTCATCCGTCTCGTGGACTATTTGGTCGCCGGCACCTTTCACCGTATGGTGGTGAAGGCGGTGGCCCACGTGCTCACTGTGCTCCAGCAGCGACTCTGTCAGACTCCCGTCCAGAGCTGGAGTCAGCCGGACCCCACAGACGAAGAG TCCACCTTCGCCGAAGCCTCCGGCGAGCCGTCGATGTTCATCACGGAGCTCATTTTGGACACAAAAGCATTGACCTACGACCCCTCTGAGGACAAATTCCAG CAGGAGAGCTTTTCGGAGATCTTCGGCCAGATAAAACAAACGGTGATGGCGGTTCCTACGCTCACAGACGATCCAGACTTTGACGTGATCACAGAGAATACGGGCGACAAG AGCCTCCGATACACAGACACCGATGCTACTAATTTGGAATGCATCATGGCCAGAGATGAGCACCTTCAAAGTCTGATCCAAGGCGTTGAG GAGTCTCTACATTCCGCCTTCCACGCAGCAAAAGTGTACTCGCGCACTCTGGAGCGTTTCCGTCTCTTCTATAAAGACAACGAGGGTCTCGATGTGGACTGGCTGCGGCGGCAGGATCACG ATTTGTCCTTTTTTGAGAAATCGCTGGAGACGTACGGCAGTCAGCAGAGGGACGCTCTGTCCGTCCAGCAGGACGCACATTTAGGGTTACTGCTGGTGGACAAAGGACGCTTCAGAGAGCGGTTCCAGGCTTCGCTGCGGTCCTGTCTGGAG GTCATTCATGAGATGCTCGCCCAGCTGGCCAGGAGGAGACTGGACGCCGTCTCCACGGAGGTTTACGAGGCGCAGTTTAAACTCAAAGCTCTTCCTTCTTCTACAACGCTCGAGTTGGGCACCTACCTCACCTCCCTGGATGACATAAAAGACATG GTGGTGGTTtttgagaaggagaaggaggaagtcTGCCAGTTGTACGCGCTGATTAACAGGAATTCCGTCCCCATCTCCTCTGAAGATCAGATTGCTTTCACCCAGTTGGAACCAGCCGTGACTTTACTGCGTTCCCTCATCGGCGACGCTCTGGCCGTCAGAGATTCCACCGTGGAGGAATTTCTCACTTCCCTGAGCAGAGATGCAACCGGCCTGAGCTGCAAACTGGAGGAACTCAAGCCCAAATTGCTG GATCCACAGTTCCTTGACATCAACTCAGATTTCCTACAAGTGTCTCTTCTTCTCGGGGACATCCGGATCTCCATagatgagctgcaggagctcgCCTCCACTTACACCTCCTACCAGAAGAAATTTCAG TTGGAGGTAACCAAGTTTGACCTCCTGGAGGAGTTCAAGCTGGAGCTGAGACTcaagcagctgctgtgggacTCTGTCCAGGAATGGGAGTCCTCACAGAATAGatggagacag AGCAAACTCCAGCAACTGGACGTAGATCAGGTCAGCTCACAGCTCGCCAAATTCCACACGCGCGTCCATCAGCTCGAGGAGGGTCTGCCAAAGAACTCGGTGGTGGCCGACCTTAAAGACAAACTGGAGGTCACGAGGCGCATG CTGCCTGTGATCACTGATCTacgtcagctgtgtgtggaccAAGAGTCCTGGAAAAATCTGGAGACTTTACTTGGAAGCTGTCTGGATGTGGAGACGCTCACCCTTGCCTCCTTAGAGGAGATCGATATCATCTCCCACGCCACCAAGATAAAGGAGGTAACAAGCCGACTGGGCAGCACCAACTTTTGA